A window of Candidatus Nitrospira allomarina genomic DNA:
CTTGACCTGATACTTCCCCGGTTCCCATCCCTCTGGCGGCTTTGAAATAAGAAAGTATCCGGATCGCTGATTCATTTCCAGTTCGATCACGTCTTTTCCGACTGGCGTATTCGACGTCACTTGCCCATCCTTCATTCGAAACCATGCAGCTGCGAATTGACCAGGGGCGTCTAAGGGTTGCGCCTCGAAGACAATGTAAAACATCTGCGTGTCTAATGGGAATTCCGAAACGCCCGGGTTAACGGGCTCAACATACGCATCCCCCGTAGTCATCCATCCTGGCCGTCCAAGGGAATCCCAAGGTGTGTCGTATCCCGTCGCCATGGTAATCCACGTAAAGACACCTTGCGGGCGTTTCCAATTGACCTGGTCAAACGCCATATCTTTGATCATGTCGTCTTTATTGGGTGCCAGGGTCGAGTTACCAAACGGATCGTCCGCCCAACAGATGCTGCTGAACAGGCCAATAAGAACAAGGGCCGTCGCAGTGCGAAAAAAACAGGAAACGCCGACAACCTTACGAAACAATTTCATAAAAATACTTTCGACAATGTGCATGGTCCACCTCCTGGTGGGAAGGCCTTCTCTGTCTAATCTTTATCTCATTTTACAATACTTGAGCCACAAGTGTTGCGCAATCGGGCGGCAATAACGACCGGGAAGGAAAGAATGTTAAAAATTGGAAAGAACGATTATGGGAGAGGAGCAGGCACACGGGAACCTTCAATCCCTTGCCGGCGACTATCGACAATTCTATCGGCAACCTCGGCAATGTGTTTTTCCAGAATGAGACGGAGATGGCTTCCAGGCCGGTAATCCGCGGGCGCCATGAAATGGACCCGGTCCGCGTGGAAGGTAAGCTGATAACATTTTTCGAATGACCGACGGGTCTGATCCTCCGGATTATAGACCGCCAAGGCGAATCCGCCATTTCTTTTCATGACGGTAAAGCAGGGGACGTCTGTCGGTCCATCGCCTACATAGATCATTTGTCGGAACGGCACCCGGCGGCTTTCCTCAGGCATATGGTCGTTCACATCCTCTTTTAAATCCGTCAGTCCTTTGTTGACCCGAAACAGGAATTGGGTTTTCTGCGTATGACTGATGGTGCGTTTGGGGAAGCTGATGTGCCCGTCTTCCTCGTCGAACTCACAGCCGAAAATGGCGCGGACCTGGCTGGCGACCACGCTTCCTTCCAAAATAGCCTTGAGTCCGGAGCTGACAACATAATGTTCCAAGCGGATGGGCACTTCCTCGTATTTGGGTTTTTTTAAGATCCCATTGAGTTCTTCAAAAAATGAGGGGACCCCTGGGAAAAAGGACAATTGGTTGCCCATGCCACGGAGGTCCTGATTGGAAAGCGTCCGGATGCAGGGTTCTTCCAGCATTCGTTTCATATAGGCCAACTCCTGATCATAATCCCGGGCTTCGATCAGGGCGGTACAGCTTTTCCAAAATGTGGACGGGTCAAGTTCAGCGTGCCGCAGAATCGTGTGATCCTGCATGTAATGCGGACTCAACGTATGATCGAAGTCATAGACGATAGCGATAATGTTCTGGGGTTGATTCATGAGGCTTCCCTGACCGATTCTTGGGAAAAGCAGTGTAAGTTGAGGAGCGAAAGGTGTCAACGAATGAGCCTGGGCGAGGAAAGAAAGCCCTGGAGGCCTTTTTCGTTTGTGGGATGCTGTCGAAGAAGAAATGATGCTGCGTGAAAGACGGATCAGACCAAGGACGAACTGTTATACGCCATAGCGCATACGCGTGCCCTGCTGGTTCGAAAGAAGAATTTCCGGAGCACTGAGTTCTTTGGGAAAAAGCGTGCCGGAGATCTTGGTGCCGTGAATGCTGGCCCCTTCTAAATTGCATTGGGAAAGATCTACTCCTCGAAGATCGGCCTGCCGGAAATAACTTCCCCGGAAATCCATGCCTGCCGCTTCAATGCCGCGCAGATCCACATTCCGGAAATCGCAATTACTTAGATCAGGTTTCTCACCGGACTTAAACCGGGCATTGAATTCAGTAATTTTCCCGTCTCGAAGCAGGGTATACATGGGGTTGTTGGTCAGTTTAGGCTTCATACCGTGATCTCTGGTTCTCTCGGGGTCATCTGAGGATGGTTTGTCTCGGTAATCCATTAACCGTATCGGTTGATCGAAACCTTGAATGAAGCACCTTAAGGCCATTTTTCCTCGAACGCCGGTAGCACTTTAACCCGGTCGAATTAAGTCAGGTCAGGAAATAGAAAGGATACCTATTCCCAGACAAACAGCGGATTCCTGGTAATCGCGAATTTAGTCGGGGATAGCTTGACAGTCGATTAGAAGTTCCTGGATTCTTGTTAAAAAGAGATCCAATTGGGCGGTCTTATCAGAAGGATTTTTTTTAAACTTCTAAAGCCTGGGACACGCACTTTATATTTTTTTTGAGCGTCCCGTCCCGTCCGCAGGCATGGATTGTCTCGTGTTGGCAGTTCGGATTAAAAAATTGCCTTGACGAGTTCCTGAATGCTGCGTTGCATGTCGGTGTCGTCCGTAATCGGGCGGGTAATGGCGGCAT
This region includes:
- a CDS encoding pentapeptide repeat-containing protein gives rise to the protein MKPKLTNNPMYTLLRDGKITEFNARFKSGEKPDLSNCDFRNVDLRGIEAAGMDFRGSYFRQADLRGVDLSQCNLEGASIHGTKISGTLFPKELSAPEILLSNQQGTRMRYGV
- a CDS encoding HAD family hydrolase, whose product is MNQPQNIIAIVYDFDHTLSPHYMQDHTILRHAELDPSTFWKSCTALIEARDYDQELAYMKRMLEEPCIRTLSNQDLRGMGNQLSFFPGVPSFFEELNGILKKPKYEEVPIRLEHYVVSSGLKAILEGSVVASQVRAIFGCEFDEEDGHISFPKRTISHTQKTQFLFRVNKGLTDLKEDVNDHMPEESRRVPFRQMIYVGDGPTDVPCFTVMKRNGGFALAVYNPEDQTRRSFEKCYQLTFHADRVHFMAPADYRPGSHLRLILEKHIAEVADRIVDSRRQGIEGSRVPAPLP